GGACAGCCCTTGGACATGCCCCGCCGATCATGTGTTCTATGATGCATCGGTCATATGGGGTCTTATTGGCCCACGCAGAATATTCGGGGCCTTGGGAACTTACTCGGCAGTGAACTGGTTCTTCTTGGGAGGTGCTATTGCTCCTCCCTTGGTATGGTTTGCACACAAGGCATTCCCGGGCCAGAACTGGATCTTACTCATCAACATGCCTGTGATGATCGGTTGCACCGTCAAGATGCCGCCTGCCACCGCTGTAAACTACACCACATGGATACTTGTTGGGTTTTTGTCAGGTTATGTGGTCTATAGATATCGACGAGACTGGTGGGAACGACACAATTATCTGCTCTCAGGTGCACTAGATGCAGGTTTGGCGTTCATGGCTGTCTTAATTTACTTGTGCCTAGGCTTGGAGAACATCAGTTTGAATTGGTGGGGCAATGACTTGGATGGATGTCCGCTGGCTTCTTGCCCCACTGCTAAAGGTATAGTTGTCAAGGGGTGCCCTGTGTACAACTGAACATTTTTCTCAGGTCCCTGATTTTTTCCGGAAGTGAGCAAGCATGCATTGATATGTAAATAAAATATCTTTGTTCCTTTCAAAGATGAGAAAGCTGGTGTCATTCTATTGTTCAAAATATCAGAAAACAGGAACGTCCTCGGTAGTAACCTCCTAAAGAACAATTTTAGTGCCAATAGATTTTTGCTGCCAAGTTAACTATAGTTCTAGCTTGTAAAAGTAGTGATTCCTTGATTCTTTGAAACCTAGGGAAAGCAGTTTGCATTGAAATTTATCACCACTAGTAAAAAAATATTGATCGCTAGGATATTTTTAAGTAGTGAACTACTATTATTCCCatgagcagtatgggactaaacattGACTTTTGCACTATAACTCGAGCAAGTTGgcagatagcaactcgcaaccacttCACTACTCATGCGTCCACCTAGTTTTCTCCTACTAACTGCGACCAAAAAGTGCTATGCTCATACTAGTCCACGGTGGAGCTAATGGGGTGAGGTCGACAACTGAGAGAATCGAACTAGGTTGGAGGGGCCCGACGTGGATGCGGTGTGGCGCAATGACTATACCTCGCTTATCGCGACTTATAAGTTGCGCTCGCCTTCGGTGCTCTTGCAAGTAGTTCATCCCACCAAACAATTTCCTTTTCCTCGCCTTCGCCTCTCTGGAGTATGTGGGATGTGGGTTCGTCCACTCGCGAGATACCATGTACTGGACAGGTCTTGTTTGCCAAAAACATTCTTgctcattttcttcttcttttgtttctttttgtttgtttgttctATCCTATTTTCTTTATTCAGTTTTTATTTCATTATTATTATTTGTTTCTTATTTTCTCTTTTAAGCAggttgtttttttgttcatagtgttCACGGAAAAATGCTCATTATGTATTTTAAAATGTTCGTCGTTGTATTCAAATGTTAATCATATTTTTTTATGAAATCAACATGTACTTATAAAATCTTCATAGTGTTTAGAAAATAATCATGTATGACttttaaaaatatgcaatgaacaTTATTAAATGCACGGAGACAATTGATAAATACAAATATGTGTTTTCATTACAACATGCAAGTTTTAAATTGCAATAATGTGATGAAATTTTTTTACAtgatgaacactttttaaaaagtgttcactgattttattttattttcaataacTTAAGGAAGTGTTAACACATTTTTCTAAAATGTTCATACAATTTCAAAACAAATGGTCGCGCTTGTTCAAAACTTTTATGtaattttcaaaaaaatcatgaattttaaatgTCTATCATTTTATCATAAAATGTTTATAACAACTGTTTTATACATATGCAAAAATATGTGTTCATGTTTTTAAAAGATGTATTTGCAGGTTAAGGACAGTGTTCCTATGCTAAAATATCGAAAACGAAAAAAAGGAACAACAACCTGATAAATGGGAATAAAAAGTTGTCTACTCTTTCCGGTCACGTGTGAGCGAAAGATTGCaagaatgaaaaacaaaaaaatgatacAAATCTAGTAAGAGGCAATGCgagaaaaaacacttgtttgggtgaGTTAAGTAGAAAAAATGATGGGAGTGCTACCCGTTCTTGCATAAAAAATGGTGACTGCCAGAACTCATTGGAAGAGAGATGCAGAGGCGCCCGCTATTTAGGGGATCCATAGTGGAGGTGAATCCTTTTTGGCGCGCTTTGCGACAGAATATTGTGATAACAAATAAACGGAGCAAAATTGGGCCCGCCCAAATTGCTTTTCCTGTTTCACTATTTTGGGAAGGTTCTTGGGATGGGTTTTCCAGATTTAGAAAGATTCTAcaatctttttttttgtttttttgttagtCTTATATatgtttatttcttttcttgtttgatttttcttcttctaggtttttttcctttttgaaatgATCAAATTTTTTAGGAAATGTCTATTTTCAAAACATCATAAATTTTAAAATGCTCACCATTTTAAAATCTTCACAAATGGTTTTTGAAAATTCCACAGCTTTTGGCAAAAATGTTCGTATTATTCAGTAAAAAATGTTCAGAGATTTAAAATTTATTCAAATGTTGATAAAAATGGTTAGAAATAATTTTAAAAAGCTTTGCATATCTCAAAActatcaattttttcaacaatgTATAGATTTTTCAAACAAATTTTGTGCATTTTTTATACTTTAGAAAAAAAACTTTGTACTTTTTTAAAAGTATGTAGTTTATTTTGATAGATCCAGAAAAAGCAGACCGTTCTTTTTGAAGGGAACTGATTTGAAAATCATAGGAAAATACAAATTTAAAAAAATGCTTGGGATGAGCCTCTAGGCAGCGTTGAAGTACGTATCCCATAAATGAACATTCTGTTATTGCACATCATTTTAATGCACAATGTGTCAAATAGGAGGTCCCGGTAGTGTATATGACGATGAGGAGGaacttaggggctgtttggtttgagactaagtttgcctaaggttgtcacacctaaggttaggcaagtttgaccaacttggaTGGGCGTTTGGTTCAAGTCacgccttaggcaagccacactagggtcccacatcacatacactcAAAAAATGTGGTAAGATtctcttaggcttgccaacttgtggctctcattttgaagaactaatcttaggcaagtgtggcaacagtgtatggcaaagtgtggcacaCGGTTAggtctagaaccaaacagccccttcgtTCTCCCTTGGGTGGATAATATGAGGATTATAGCTCGAGCGCACTGTATAATTGGGCCGTGTGATTTCAAGCATACTAGGGCTTTCAGCTAGCCGTTTctttcctctctgttcttttcagcTGCTTTACTTTGCTAAAATAAAAAGTTGCTTAACTTTTCAAAACAACATTGTTGACACCCGATTTTGTCTATTTTTTCACGAGCTCCTCGAACGGCCAAACACCCCACAATTTTGCACAAACATCAGACATTTGAGTATCGTGCACCACCAAAAAAAATCAGATTTAAAAAAAAACTCTGATTTTTTTACTATTCACTAGGTGCAGATGAGCCCTGGCACCGAATTGAATATTGGCTTATCTTTCCTCTCTTTGTTTTCCTTCTCTCCAATCTCCACCAATGGCATTTTCTCACCATCTTTTAAATTCTACTGTTTCCACTAatactttttaaaaaaaatccacatGATATTTAGCATTTTTTCCTTTGCTCTGTTGTTTTGCTGAACTAGTTTTTCCTAGTTGAAAAACTTCACATGCCTCTTTTAGTATTTTTAGATTTTTGATGTCAACTTTTCAACTTATATTCCCGGTCACAGTCCAAATCAGTTACGGCCAAATCCACTTTAATTACCAGATTTCCACATTATCATGTCACCGCTAGCAAAGGAGAGCGGAGATTTGGCTCCGAGGTCATCAGTTCCCGCCATGAACAGTAATAAGATAAATAAAAATACTAGAAGAACTAAAACAAATCTGTTTTTTGGATGTAAGATATTTTAGTGCGTGAGGTCCGTACCAATTTACAGCTCGTTTGGACATCCGTTTCTttcatttattatttcctccgtgtcgACCGACAGCAGGTCCCTATCGGCCGACCTCTCAACAGGGACCTCTCACCCGACACCCTTAGCACGACGGTTCACCCAGCTGGACCACCACTCCGCCTGTATAAAAACTCACCCTGATCCAGAAGAAaacaaagaggaagaagaagctcaAGCTAGCTAGACAACACAAGAGTATCCACGAAACCCAACCACAAGGATCACCAACGAGATGCAGCAAGCGAAGGTGAAGGTGAAGGACGGCTCGAGCGCGCTGAGGGCCAAGGCGAAGATCGCGTGGGCTAAGCTGGCGGAGAAGGTGGAGGCGGCAACGTCGAGGTCGCACGACGAGCGTCAGCTGGCGCACGAGCGCGGCAGGGCCAAGGTCGCTGCCGCTGAGGCGCAGCTGCACCAGGAGAAGGTCGCGCACCGCGAGGCCGCCATGGACCACCGCCTCCACAAGCACGCTGGCGTCGGCGGCCACAACCACAAGCACGACGCCGGTGGCGTGCACTGAGGCGTGACGCGTCTAGGGAGGCTGCCACCGTGTGATTTCCTCTATTCTTTCCATTTATGTACTGTTACATACGCGTGTCGTGGTTATTTGGTCAAGTTGTATCCGGAGTGCCATGTGAATTGTTGACGTTATGGACGTTTTTATGATTGACTAACTAAGAAACGATTTTTTAAAACTTTCTTGacgtatttattttctttatatttGTCCATAATCCACTTCATCTCATGTCCATGTTTTCGCTCTCAGATAAAGAAACCAGTTCCCCAGTCCAAGGGAGCTACGAATTATAATTTTGTAATAAAACCAGGAAACACGGTTCATCTTGATCCCTAAGATCTCATATGGTGGTGATGACTGATGAAACTATTCGAAATCCAACTTCCAAAGTTTCAACAGAACTCTCGCCTTTTTGGCTATAAGAATATTACCATCTTGTGCTCAATCAACATTGAAGGATGCCATATCAATGGCTCCTTCGGTTCAATCTTTCTTTCTTCGGAACCTTGGACACCCCTACTATAGTACAATGTCTAATGACTCGTGTTCCCCCTCCTACCGCATCGGCGCATACTGTTAGATCCTCCCCCATGGAGGGATCATCCGTTTGTTCCTCCGATGCGACTGGTGTCGAGGATGGAGGTGGTGGATTTGAAGAGGAGGTACCCAAGGGAACGGAAGAGGGATATGCCATGACGAAATCACTGACAGTAAGTCCTGGACACCGACGAGGCGCACTAGGAGGACTCTCCCTAATATGTGGGCACCACTAGACAAGGGAAGCATGAGAAAGGAGACTAGAGAAACATGAGTCTAGTAGACGAGAGTGGGGAGGCCGAAATGTCGCTTTGTTTAGGACACCATTTCTCAGTCAAGACTGACCGATCAAGACTGCGACATGGCAAACAAAGTCAGCGGCGCCTCGATTCCTCAGCCCACTAATGAGGATACGGGTACACAGGTGCACCAACTAAAAAGGAAACTCAACTGTAGGTCAAGGAAGGCATCAATTTGCAATCACTAATGGATAGCGTGTGCTTTCAGACTATTTGTGTGGTGGCATTGTACATAGATTTTTATGCATAAGTATGTGCGCTGTAATCTCTATTGCGGCGCCTTTGATCGTTCAACCGATCTTTCTGGCTTTTGTAACAATTAATAAGCACTTGTGGTAACaaactaagactagccacaatgaagagtaacatacactagtaacctgCACATATTTCTAgactatattactaccttcatagttgGTAGTAACATAGGTGTGGTGTCATGCAAAActccatttattaggttatagactcatactgCATtgcgacatgtgatgttacagtaattagctaagttactagaactacctctctcttcattaactcattgccacatagataaatttgctgagttggacttgaAGTTACTACTGAAGGtactcccattgtggctagtcgtGTTGAGCTCATCAATGAACACATGCCTATGTCGTGACACTAAAATGTATCCTTTGTGCATATTATTAGATGAGCAATGCTTCGGTAGACCCCCCTCACAAAGCGTATAAAGGACAATATAGACATTTCACAAATTATACAGTAGTAACCTGCACATATTCCTGgactatattactaccttcatagttgGTAGTAACATAGGTGTGGTGTCATGCAAAActccatttattaggttatagactcatactgCATtgcgacatgtgatgttacagtaattagctaagttactagaactacctctctcttcattaactcattgccacatagataaatttgctgagttggacattTCACAAATTATACAGTAGTCTGTTGTACACGTATTAATAAAAAAATTTAGACACATATCCTTAATAAATGCGAAAAATAAAAGCGTATAAAGGGCAATATAAACATTTCACAAATTATACAGTAGTCTGTTGTACACGTATTAATAAAAAAAATAGACACATATCCGTAATAAATGCAAAAAATAAAAGCACTTGCACCTGGTATCGAACTCACAACCTGGCCATGAATGGAACCGATGCTAACCAGACAGCCTAGTAACTGAGTACGGCTAAAAGGCAGTGCTAACATTTAAAGTACTATTTAGAATTGCAGATCcgactttttcttttcttttccaatACTCTTGCAAAACAATGCGAACAAAATTTCTTGAAAATGCCAACAATGTTTCAAAATCATAAAAAAATAGAATATTCTTTTCTTAAATATGAACAGTTTTCTAAAAAGTGAATTTAAAATACGCACTTAACATTTTCCCAGTATACGGTGTTTTTCTTTCAAATACAAACTAAACTTTCTTTAAAATATATGCTGAATATTTTTGAAATGCACGTTGAATAAAATTAGTAGACATGATGAACACTTTTTATACACTGTGAACATTTTCCCAAAACCGGTTGCTCGTTCAAAGTGGGCCAATGCATATCGTGTGGGTCGCTTTACTTCAACAAAGCCATGACAGTTTGACACCCTCGGGCGGCAAATAGGGTTCGCCTTCGGGAAGTAGAGTCAGATAGAAGGTGCCACGCACAGTATGCTGCCTCGACTGGCCCCATCCATTATCGCACGCGAAAACAGGGAAACTACCTTTAAAAGGAAAGGGCAATGAGCGGATCAAACCCTGTAACTCTCCCTGCCGACCGCTCGCCGCTAGGTACACAAACTGATCAAATGTCTAACTACAAAAACGCAAACTACTAGAACTATCCTTTACCAACCAGCTTACTCAGACTTTTTccattatttctttctcttttttgctaatagtttttgtttcttttccatttccatttttccaaaatttcaaaaaaagtttgcctattcaaattttgttcataaattatAACATTCACATTCTAAAAAATTATACAAACATTGAACAGACACAATTGTAAAAAAAAGGTACAAACATTGGAATACAAATATTCATAAAATACAAGGCTTCATCTCATAGAATGTTGTTTTTCGACATCCTTTTTTCCAGTGGCTTGTATGACCAAGTtatggcaccatgccaagttgctTTGCTTTTCGACCAATTTTgtattttctggagttttctcggtAAAAATGGTCGATAAATGGCGagacgtgtcgcaacttgcatatggtGTAGGAAATCATTCAAACCTGGCGTAAATGACTACCATGGGCACGCCTACCTGCTTACGGAAGTTTGGGTCAGTTTTGAGATTTCCAAAAATACCATGTTCGACGGAGACTGTTCGGTTAGAACAGAAGAGTCCAATTGGGAGTAGCCCATTTCTCAACATCTCTTAAATGGTCTCAGTTTTTTTTCATGTCATTGTATGATCGATTTAAGGCACCATGTCATGTGGTTTCGGGTTTCAACAAGTTTTGCATTTTTTGGAACATGAATTGAGAAAAATATTCATGTTTGTAGATTTTTCTGAAGGATTTgagaaagttcatcgattttgaaaaaagtccaTCAATTTTGGCAAAACAAGTTCATCTACTTTGAAAATATGCATTCATTTTGAAAAACttcatcaattttgagaaaaaggaacatcaattttgaaaaaaaaatcatctattttcaaaaaatgttcatcaatattttttatgaatttttaaaaaGTTATCGATTTAGGAAAACGTTCACCAAGTTTGAAAAAATATTCGCAAATTTTGTTAAAAGTCCATTCATTCATAAAAACGAAATTGGAAAAAGTTTGCACATTGCAAGagaaaagggaaaataaaaaaatgaacaaaaaagaaaggaaaacaaaaaataagAAATAGAGAAGGAAATTAAATCTGGGACAAAACCGTTAAAAACGAGAAAAAAAAGAGcaagaaaaaggaaagaaggaaAGAAGTAAAGAAGAAAATTGGGGGAAAAAAGCGGATACAAGAAAAGAATAAGAAAGACACCTGCAACCATGTTAAGTGGTGGTGGCAAGTTGGTTATGGCGTTGCATTTTGAACCAAAAGTTCTTGTCTTGAATCTTGGCGCACTCATATATTTTTGCAATTTAAAGAGATGGTTGGGACGGCCCAGCGCGCAAGTGTACGGCCTATATGTATACATCGAATGGATATTCTAAAAAGAAAAACATACACAACAAAATATGACCATCATGTCCTTTATTATGAAGAGGTATGGGTTAATCTGAGCCGTCCTTGTGTTTAGTGGGGTCTACCAAAGCAGAAGTGTTATTAGATAGTTCATCCTTACTACGAAGTTCCATCCATTTTGTTCACTTTGTTGTGAAGTAGGAAGGTGCAACTCACACGAAGAGGTAGcccttctaaatttcgtagacaagcaACTCACACAAGGTTGAATTTCTATGTTGCCGCTCTGTTGTGGTACTTGTATCTTGCGTACTTCCTCGCCTGCCTGGCGCAGGCGAGGAAGTACGCAAGGTTGAGTGTCCCCATTGCCGCAAGTGTCCAGTACACGTTGTCCAGCCTCCCGTGGTCGATGTTCTCCGGCAGCCACGCCGTGACCCGCGTCACCACGTCCATGAACATGGTGCTCAAGAAGAACCCCAGCGCGACGAGCATGGGCGCCATTGCCGTAGCCAGGCTCCGCAGCGTCTCGGGGAACTCCTGGTAGTAGAAGGCCATGCTCCCAGGGAAGTGCAGGGCCTCCCTGACTCCGACGATGCCCAGCGGGAACAGCAGCCACATCACGGACATGGGCACGCCGGGTTGCGCAAGTCTCCGGCGCTCCACCAGCGCGGTGGCGACTATGGCAATGACGTTCAAAACGTGGCCGGTGCCCACGCGTTGCAGTGCGGTCGGTGGCGTGCCGCCGGTGATCCTGCGCCAGAGAGGGAAGACGGCGCGGTCCAGGACAAGGGTAGCCGCGATGAACGAGACGCGGCAGCTGACAGCGACTGACCCCACCGGGATGCTGAAGTGTGGCCCGACGGAGCGGTCCAGAGCGAGTGCCTGCAGGATGATCATGCCGATCATCACGCCGATCGACATGAACAACATTATGCCGGAGGACCACAGCGGGAAGACGCCGACGAGGGCCTTGAGGTCCTCCACTTGTTGCACCGTGCACAACCTCCAGGTGCCAGCCAACGCATCCCCGGACCCAGAGCCGTCGCTTGCAGTGATCATGGCGGCTCGGTTCAGAAATCTACAACAACAAGATACAGCAAATGATGCATCAATCCAGTG
This portion of the Triticum dicoccoides isolate Atlit2015 ecotype Zavitan chromosome 7A, WEW_v2.0, whole genome shotgun sequence genome encodes:
- the LOC119331157 gene encoding uncharacterized protein LOC119331157 encodes the protein MQQAKVKVKDGSSALRAKAKIAWAKLAEKVEAATSRSHDERQLAHERGRAKVAAAEAQLHQEKVAHREAAMDHRLHKHAGVGGHNHKHDAGGVH